A window of the Oscillospiraceae bacterium genome harbors these coding sequences:
- a CDS encoding putative manganese-dependent inorganic diphosphatase produces the protein MPKTTHKVVVIGHKNPDTDSICSALAYTQLKNKTSDLVCEACRAGKLNQETAFVLDKFGIQPPRMVTDINPKVRDVDYREMPGFSGDTSLRRAWLVMRDQKIDTLPVINKDRDLLGLITVKDIATANMDVFDTTVLAKSHTTYKNILETLNGTILVGDENAAVDRGHILLGAANPDTMESLMEPGDIVLLSNRYESQLCAIEMKASMIVVCQGAKVGKTIIKLAEENGVAIISVPVDTYAAAKLICQSAPISYYMTTQNIKKFTLVTPVDDVTHVMAKVRHRYFPILDEEGKYCGMLSRRNIINLRKPRVILVDHNEATQAVEGYDKAEILEIIDHHRIGSIETSSPVYFRNQPVGCTATIVAQMYDEAGIEPPAKIAGILLAAILSDTLEFRSPTCTPLDKSIAERLAKIAGVDMDDFAEEMFEAGEKLDGKTAEEVFLQDFKVFMCGDIRFGVAQGNYMTDSNLKAAEKLLRPYLQEALEKQNLEDLYVMLTDVPEEATTMLCAGRHAAGMLAQGFGVKPDQTGATLLPGIVSRKKQFIPKIMGAYQEL, from the coding sequence ATGCCGAAAACCACACATAAAGTCGTTGTCATCGGGCACAAAAATCCAGATACGGATTCCATCTGCTCTGCCCTTGCCTATACGCAGCTGAAAAATAAGACCAGTGACCTTGTCTGCGAGGCGTGCCGCGCGGGCAAACTGAACCAGGAGACCGCTTTTGTACTGGACAAATTCGGTATTCAGCCGCCACGCATGGTGACAGATATCAACCCCAAAGTACGGGATGTCGATTACCGCGAAATGCCCGGCTTTTCGGGGGACACAAGCCTGCGGCGCGCTTGGCTGGTAATGCGCGACCAGAAAATAGATACGCTGCCGGTAATCAACAAAGACCGCGACCTGCTGGGACTGATTACGGTCAAAGACATTGCCACTGCCAATATGGATGTTTTTGATACAACCGTGCTTGCAAAAAGCCATACAACCTATAAGAATATCCTGGAAACCCTTAACGGAACCATTCTGGTAGGCGACGAGAATGCAGCAGTGGACCGCGGCCATATTCTGCTGGGTGCCGCCAACCCCGACACTATGGAGAGCCTGATGGAGCCGGGCGACATTGTGCTGCTTTCCAACCGCTATGAAAGTCAGCTGTGTGCGATAGAAATGAAAGCCAGCATGATTGTTGTCTGCCAGGGGGCAAAGGTCGGCAAGACGATTATCAAGCTTGCGGAAGAAAACGGCGTTGCTATTATCAGTGTGCCGGTAGATACCTATGCGGCGGCAAAGCTGATTTGCCAGTCGGCACCGATTTCTTACTATATGACAACACAAAACATTAAAAAATTTACGCTGGTTACGCCGGTAGATGATGTGACGCATGTAATGGCAAAAGTGCGTCACCGCTATTTCCCAATATTGGACGAAGAGGGCAAATACTGCGGAATGCTCAGCCGCCGCAACATCATCAATCTGCGCAAACCGCGTGTGATTTTGGTGGACCACAACGAAGCTACCCAGGCGGTTGAGGGCTATGATAAAGCTGAAATCCTGGAAATCATTGACCACCACCGCATTGGCAGTATTGAGACCAGCAGCCCCGTTTATTTTCGCAACCAGCCTGTTGGGTGTACGGCAACCATTGTTGCACAGATGTATGACGAAGCCGGTATAGAGCCTCCTGCCAAAATTGCAGGGATTCTTTTAGCGGCAATCCTTTCTGATACACTGGAATTCCGCAGCCCTACCTGCACGCCGCTGGACAAAAGCATTGCAGAGCGCCTGGCAAAGATTGCCGGCGTCGATATGGATGACTTTGCAGAAGAGATGTTTGAAGCAGGCGAAAAACTGGACGGAAAAACTGCTGAGGAAGTTTTTCTGCAGGATTTCAAAGTCTTTATGTGCGGCGATATTCGCTTTGGCGTGGCACAGGGCAATTACATGACAGACAGCAACCTGAAAGCGGCGGAGAAACTGCTGCGTCCTTATCTGCAGGAAGCGCTGGAAAAGCAGAACTTAGAGGACCTGTATGTCATGTTGACAGATGTGCCGGAAGAAGCAACCACCATGCTGTGTGCAGGCCGCCATGCGGCCGGTATGCTGGCACAAGGCTTTGGTGTAAAGCCGGACCAGACAGGTGCTACGCTGCTGCCGGGCATTGTCAGCCGCAAGAAGCAGTTTATTCCCAAAATCATGGGCGCTTATCAGGAGCTGTAA